One region of Primulina tabacum isolate GXHZ01 chromosome 1, ASM2559414v2, whole genome shotgun sequence genomic DNA includes:
- the LOC142512655 gene encoding increased DNA methylation 1-like, with amino-acid sequence MCIGRLHNRGAIFVDVLIVYGNHFRSFLPDPLAPVASNVFKDLGMHKSILTGNALPDGAALSYIIRGQVKLEGCKKDGAIFCSCCNKLVSPSQFEKHAGCGSHKKPYHNIFTSNGMSLHQLYVDQVQSSESCSREKDDLCSICKLRGNLMSCGNCPRSFHYECAGPSGIPQGKWYCRYCENLFGKKKFSKRNKNAIAAGRVAGANPVEEINQRCIRIIGSLEVEIDGCCICGGHGFSKSRITDNTIIICDQCDREYHVGCLKEQKIADLEVLPEDDWFCCIECNNMNSTLKELMEAGEQMLPPNLENLIKKKFEDHGSQQNSELDIIRWRLFKGKQASEVTRVWLSGAVNIFHECFDPITVPSNSGLDLIPNMVYGREVNGQDFCGMYCAILTANSAAVSAGIIRIFGAEVAELPLVATRPDCQGKGYFQSLLFCIENLLSHLNVKELVLPAAHEAESMWKNKFGFENLGQEQLDQYMKSYPMMAFDGTSFLHKPISGS; translated from the exons ATGTGCATTGGACGTCTTCACAATCGCGGAGCCATTTTTGTAGATGTACTAATTGTTTATGGCAACCATTTCAGGTCCTTTCTACCTGATCCATTAGCTCCAGTTGCCTCAAATGTCTTCAA GGATTTAGGAATGCACAAATCAATATTAACAGGGAATGCACTCCCCGATGGCGCGGCTTTGTCATACATCATACGTGGACAG GTGAAACTTGAGGGTTGTAAAAAAGATGGTGCAATTTTTTGCTCCTGCTGCAATAAATTG GTTAGCCCATCACAGTTTGAGAAGCATGCTGGATGTGGTTCCCACAAGAAACC TTACCACAACATATTTACATCAAATGGGATGTCTCTCCATCAGCTCTACGTTGACCAAGTGCAAAGCAGTGAATCATGTTCGAGGGAAAAAGATGATCTATGTTCTATATGCAAGCTCAGGGGAAATTTGATGAGTTGTGGAAATTGCCCACGAAGTTTCCACTATG AATGTGCTGGTCCTTCTGGCATTCCCCAAGGTAAATGGTACTGTAGATACTGCGAAAACTTGTTCGGAAAGAAAAAGTTTTCAAAGCGCAATAAAAATGCTATTGCCGCTGGAAGAGTTGCCGGAGCAAACCCTGTTGAAGAAATAAACCAACGATGCATTCGTATCATTGGAAGTTTGGAAGTTGAGATTGATGGATGTTGCATTTGCGG GGGTCATGGGTTCAGCAAGTCCAGAATTACAGACAACACAATAATTATATGTGATCAA TGTGACAGGGAATACCATGTTGGTTGTCTGAAGGAGCAAAAAATTGCTGATTTGGAG GTATTGCCGGAAGATGACTGGTTTTGTTGCATAGAATGCAACAATATGAACTCCACTCTGAAAGAGTTGATGGAGGCTGGCGAACAGATGCTCCCTCCAAATCTCGAGAACCTCATCAAGAAAAAATTTGAGGACCATGGTTCACAGCAAAATTCAGAGCTTGATATAATTAGATGGAGGCTTTTTAAAGGAAAACAAGCTTCTGAAGTCACAAGAGTGTGGCTTTCTGGTGCtgttaatatttttcat GAATGTTTTGATCCGATTACTGTTCCCAGCAACAGCGGTCTTGATCTAATTCCGAACATGGTTTATGG GAGGGAGGTCAATGGTCAAGATTTCTGTGGAATGTATTGTGCCATTTTGACAGCAAA CTCGGCTGCAGTGTCTGCTGGAATCATTCGAATATTTGGGGCGGAAGTAGCAGAGCTTCCCTTGGTTGCAACAAGGCCTGATTGCCAGGGCAAG GGATACTTCCAATCTCTCTTGTTTTGCATTGAGAATCTTCTTTCACACCTCAATGTAAAAGAGCTCGTGCTTCCTGCTGCACATGAAGCAGAATCCATGTGGAAAAACAAATTCGGTTTCGAAAACCTTGGCCAGGAACAG CTGGATCAATACATGAAGAGTTACCCCATGATGGCATTTGATGGAACATCGTTTCTGCACAAGCCGATATCGGGTTCTTGA
- the LOC142548629 gene encoding protein SOSEKI 3-like, with protein sequence MKKYQQLSPERAKVWTEKSPKYHYSNQHNLQQQQHKHKVPVIYYLCRNRQLEHPHFMEVPLSSPDGLYLRDVVERLNGLRGRGMASIYAWSCKRSYKNGFVWHDLCEDDLILPAHGNEYVLKGSELFEESNSGRFSPTGNLMSQNQSALPEPPSSRSQEDSSSSSSLNGRNIKSSQDDELSPPAQRLCTSSVSPDSNIGKKSSWNGSSSLIEYKVNKKDGVADASTQTEDKGKTRRIYARGVSTEDGLLDPKCGSTCLNEGLNMKETSEICRDLTSPPPSTSSTSSSGRTDTLEALIKADARKLKSFRILEEEELRMPSGTKLKASNIIMQLISCGSVSVKDPSFGMIPTYKPRFSHSKVSSPLFSTSLMFREFDCHSENPRLTGVRAEDKEYFSGSFVETNMFKEGILTLKRSSSYNADRSTKELGSAENNEAESSTHVKCIPRALKASITKHPRCESMRSPFSYGPRISSERVESSRTLTPGTPNGGSKRITEPSAGKTQSINLDSCRNGKEST encoded by the exons ATGAAGAAATATCAGCAACTGAGCCCAGAAAGAGCTAAAGTATGGACTGAAAAATCACCCAAATATCACTACAGTAATCAACATAATCTGCAGCAGCAACAGCACAAGCACAAAGTACCTGTTATTTACTATCTATGCAGGAATAGACAACTCGAGCATCCACATTTTATGGAAGTCCCCCTCTCCTCCCCCGATGGACTTTATTTGAGAG aTGTGGTGGAAAGGCTGAACGGATTGAGAGGCAGAGGCATGGCTTCAATCTATGCTTGGTCTTGCAAGAG GAGTTATAAGAATGGTTTCGTATGGCACGATCTCTGTGAAGATGATTTAATCCTCCCGGCTCACGGGAACGAATATGTTCTCAAGGGCTCGGAACTCTTTGAAGAATCCAATTCTG GTCGCTTCAGTCCAACTGGAAATCTCATGTCACAGAATCAGAGTGCATTACCAGAACCACCATCTTCCAGAAGCCAAGAAGATTCTTCGTCTTCATCTAGCCTGAATGGGAGAAATATAAAAAGTTCTCAGGATGACGAATTATCACCTCCGGCTCAGCGGCTTTGCACTTCTTCTGTGTCTCCAGACTCTAACATTGGGAAAAAATCCTCTTGGAATGGTTCTTCGAGCCTAATAGAGTACAAGGTTAACAAGAAGGATGGTGTTGCTGATGCTTCCACCCAAACCGAGGATAAAGGCAAAACTAGAAGAATTTATGCAAGAGGTGTATCAACTGAAGATGGGTTATTGGATCCTAAATGCGGCAGTACTTGTCTAAACGAGGGTCTCAATATGAAAGAGACTTCAGAAATTTGCAGAGATTTAACATCGCCGCCTCCATCCACATCCAGTACTTCATCAAGTGGTAGGACAGATACCTTGGAAGCTCTCATTAAAGCTGATGCTAGAAAGCTCAAGAGCTTTAGGATTCTTGAAGAGGAGGAATTAAGAATGCCATCTGGTACAAAACTCAAGGCTTCAAATATTATAATGCAACTGATCTCCTGTGGCTCGGTTTCAGTGAAAGATCCCAGTTTTGGCATGATCCCAACCTACAAGCCAAGGTTTTCTCATTCCAAAGTTTCCTCTCCATTGTTCTCAACATCTTTGATGTTTAGAGAGTTTGATTGCCATTCGGAGAATCCTCGTCTAACAGGAGTGAGAGCGGAAGATAAAGAATACTTTAGTGGGAGCTTTGTTGAAACAAATATGTTCAAGGAAGGGATACTTACTCTGAAACGATCATCTTCATACAATGCTGACAG AAGTACCAAGGAACTTGGTTCTGCTGAGAACAATGAAGCAGAAAGTTCCACGCATGTGAAGTGCATTCCAAGAGCACTGAAGGCTTCTATAACTAAGCATCCAAGATGCGAATCAATGAGATCTCCTTTTTCCTATGGACCAAGAATCTCATCTGAGAGAGTGGAAAGTTCAAGAACCCTTACACCAGGCACGCCCAATGGTGGAAGCAAGAGAATTACTGAGCCATCGGCAGGGAAAACACAATCAATAAATCTGGATTCTTGCAGAAATGGAAAGGAAAGTACTTAG
- the LOC142548622 gene encoding large ribosomal subunit protein bL9c, whose translation MASTSFSWVSSSWLQNSTLTKTVNVDTAKVSDGAPVLKVLAQKKAQKVRKVILKEDVTKLGKKGELLDVKAGYFRNFLLPMGMAQIVTPRLIKEMKLQDERIEAEKKRVKEEAQQLALIFETVGAFKVKRKGGKGKLIFGTVTAQDLVDIIKAQLQRDVDKRIVSIPEIRETGEYTAEIKLHPEVVATVRLNVYAN comes from the exons ATGGCGTCCACTAGTTTTTCGTGGGTTTCATCTTCATGGCTTCAAAATTCAACCTTGACGAAGACTGTGAATGTAGATACGGCGAAAGTCTCCGACGGGGCGCCAGTTTTAAAGGTCCTGGCTCAGAAAAAAGCCCAGAAAGTTCGGAAG GTTATATTGAAGGAGGATGTGACTAAGTTGGGGAAAAAGGGGGAGCTTTTGGATGTGAAAGCTGGGTATTTTAGGAACTTTCTGCTGCCCATGGGCATGGCACAAATTGTTACGCCCCGCCTTATTAA GGAAATGAAGTTGCAAGATGAGAGAATTGAGGCCGAAAAGAAACGT GTAAAAGAAGAGGCACAGCAGCTCGCTTTAATATTTGAAACTGTTGGAGCTTTCAAGGTGAAGCGCAAGGGCGGCAAAGGAAAACTAATTTTCGGAAC TGTTACTGCTCAAGATCTTGTTGATATAATTAAGGCACAGCTTCAGAG GGACGTGGACAAAAGAATTGTGTCAATTCCAGAGATCCGAGAAACTGGAGAATATACTGCAGAAATAAAGCTCCATCCCGAAGTTGTAGCTACTGTAAGGCTGAACGTTTATGCTAATTAA
- the LOC142519625 gene encoding uncharacterized protein LOC142519625, with product MRVLVRPVSTPPRPLLPQPSPTPPDPPSTSPQNGITVVGFVGKCYKDVAHLDSSLSLRLPFVFGLELEGGILHSLKPSEDQPELTAWITRGTTLQIDTLFFYLDRDRDIQIDLASRFF from the exons ATGCGGGTTCTTGTCCGCCCGGTCTCCACCCCTCCCCGCCCACTCCTGCCACAGCCATCTCCTACTCCGCCTGACCCCCCTTCTACTTCCCCTCAGAACGGCATCACCGTCGTAGGATTCGTCGGGAAATGCTATAAGGATGTGGCTCATTTGGATAGTTCTCTCTCTTTGAGGCTTCCATTTGTTTTTGGGTTGGAATTAGAGGGTGGAATTTTACATTCTCTTAAGCCTTCTGAAgatcaaccagaactcacagcTTGGATTACAAGAGGAACTACATTGCAG ATTGACACATTGTTCTTCTACCTTGACAGAGACAGGGATATACAAATA GATTTGGCATCAAGATTCTTTTGA
- the LOC142548611 gene encoding pheophorbide a oxygenase, chloroplastic-like isoform X1 yields the protein MSVSFASATPIFSASSNASSSSLHHQSVPLPFISKTITAPKRSKLLRTPFHVASPVITPATIPEDGTEDAEPLIETADSEEISSSKFSWRDHWYPVSLVEDLDPRYPTPFHLLNRDLVIWFDKSTAQWVAFDDKCPHRLAPLSEGRIDENGHLQCSYHGWSFDGCGSCTRIPQAASEGPESRALKSPRACATKFPTMVSQGLLFVWPSENDWERAQATKPPMLPDDFDKPEFSWVTIQRDLYYGYDTLMENVSDPSHIDFAHHKVTGRRERAKPLPFKMQSTGPWGFSGANEGNPRISTKFVAPCYYINKVEIDTKLQVVGDQKWVIWICSFNVPMAPGKTRSIVCSARNFFQLTMPGPKWWQVVPRWHEHWTSNKVYDGDMIVLQGQEKIFLSKSKDGVGDVNKEYTKITFTPTQADRFVLAFRNWLRRHGNSQPEWFGATNDQQTLPSITLSKRQQMLDRFEQHTLKCSSCRSAHSSFQALQKFLIGTAVVCAATAGIPPDMYFRIVLGAVSILSAGLAYAINELQTNFVFVDYVHADID from the exons ATGTCGGTTTCATTTGCTTCAGCTACGCCCATATTCAGCGCCTCTTCCAATGCCAGTAGCAGTAGTCTACACCACCAGTCTGTTCCATTGCCATTCATTTCTAAGACTATTACTGCACCAAAAAGAAGCAAACTTTTGAGAACTCCGTTTCATGTAGCTTCCCCGGTAATCACTCCGGCTACGATACCGGAAGATGGCACAGAAGATGCAGAACCTTTGATTGAGACGGCAGATTCTGAAGAGATCTCGTCGTCGAAGTTTTCTTGGAGAGATCATTGGTATCCAGTTTCACTAGTTGAAGATCTTGACCCCCGTTATCCCACACCATTTCACCTCCTGAATCGAGATCTTGTTATCTGGTTTGATAAATCGACTGCTCAGTGGGTTGCTTTTGATGATAAATGCCCCCATAGGCTTGCACCCTTATCG GAGGGGAGGATTGATGAGAATGGGCACTTGCAGTGTTCATATCACGGATGGTCGTTTGACGGGTGCGGCTCATGTACTCGGATACCGCAGGCAGCTTCTGAAGGACCCGAGTCTCGCGCGCTTAAGTCGCCGAGGGCATGTGCTACGAAGTTTCCAACCATGGTTTCTCAAGGCCTTCTCTTTGTTTGGCCTAGTGAGAATGACTGGGAAAGAGCTCAAGCCACGAAGCCTCCAAT GTTGCCTGATGATTTTGATAAGCCGGAGTTTTCGTGGGTGACAATTCAACGTGATCTATATTATGGCTATGATACTCTGATGGAAAATGTGTCTGATCCTTCACACATTGATTTTGCGCACCATAAG GTCACAGGAAGAAGAGAAAGAGCAAAGCCGTTACCGTTCAAGATGCAATCAACTGGACCGTGGGGTTTCTCTGGTGCAAATGAGGGCAATCCAAGAATTAGCACCAAGTTTGTTGCGCCTTGCTACTATATAAATAA AGTCGAGATAGACACGAAACTTCAGGTAGTAGGGGACCAAAAATGGGTCATATGGATTTGCTCCTTCAACGTTCCAATGGCACCTGGAAAGACTCGCTCAATTGTTTGCAGTGCTCGGAACTTTTTCCAGCTCACTATGCCAGGTCCCAAGTGGTGGCAA GTGGTTCCTCGATGGCATGAGCACTGGACATCGAACAAAGTATACGATGGAGATATGATAGTACTGCAAGGTCAAGAGAAGATCTTTCTTTCAAAATCCAAGGATGGCGTGGGAGATGTCAACAAGGAGTACACAAAGATAACCTTTACCCCTACACAAGCAGATCGTTTTGTTTTGGCATTCAGGAATTGGCTGCGACGACATGGCAACAGCCAGCCCGAGTGGTTTGGTGCCACCAATGATCAACAGACATTACCTTCTATTACATTGTCCAAACGCCAG CAGATGTTGGATAGATTTGAGCAGCACACTCTGAAGTGTTCTTCATGTAGAAGTGCTCATTCTAGTTTCCAGGCATTGCAGAAGTTCTTGATAGGTACTGCTGTTGTTTGCGCGGCAACGGCCGGGATTCCTCCGGACATGTACTTCCGGATTGTTTTGGGGGCTGTTTCGATTTTGAGCGCTGGTTTGGCCTATGCTATAAATGAACTCCAAACGAACTTTGTGTTTGTCGATTATGTACACGCTGACATTGATTGA
- the LOC142519620 gene encoding uncharacterized protein LOC142519620 translates to MTFESPHDARANFGDFVDVVVNAVVSDLDKENKELDESHSLNACVDESIGGSFVATSEVEKKTVSESSIADHVRARDDRVKKKKGSMFVTPPSSTPRRQRKVKKQEVVDVEKKGNTPGKVAMDEFQGRSDFCGHEEAADEERKLVTNFLARKELDVVVWQDTVMSLSGPILCHFLFGDPVESEIINVHMRIMQKQSLQHGFEIYCMDTMVQKEVLTKLEQHGKRSMVHRNDYGGFLSLMTSFTMARLQELTGELFRRCRYIIFPMNDRWHWFLLVYKRDEGIFKL, encoded by the exons ATGACTTTTGAGTCACCACATGATGCAAGAGCTAACTTTGGTGATTTTGTTGACGTAGTGGTAAATGCAGTTGTTTCTGATTTGGATAAAGAAAACAAAGAGTTAGATGAATCCCATTCTTTGAATGCTTGTGTTGATGAGAGCATTGGTGGTAGTTTTGTTGCTACTTCTGAAGTGGAGAAGAAAACGGTTTCTGAATCTTCAATTGCGGATCATGTGAGGGCTAGGGATGATCgtgtaaagaaaaaaaaaggttcCATGTTTGTGACTCCACCTAGCTCAACACCAAGACGTCAGAGGAAGGTGAAAAAACAG GAAGTTGTAGACGTTGAGAAGAAAGGCAATACTCCTGGCAAGGTTGCCATGGATGAGTTTCAAG GTAGATCAGATTTCTGTGGACATGAAGAAGCTGCTGATGAAGAGAGAAAATTGGTGACAAACTTTCTTGCTAGAAAAGAGTTGGA TGTTGTCGTTTGGCAAGATACGGTTATGAGTTTAAGTGGACCGATATTATGTCATTTTCTTTTTGGTGATCCTGTTGAGTCTGAGATAATTAATGTTCACATGAGAATTATGCAAAAGCAAAGTTTGCAGCATGGATTTGAGATTTATTGCATGGACACAATGGTGCAG AAAGAAGTCCTTACGAAATTAGAACAACATGGGAAAAGATCGATGGTACATCGGAATGATTATGGAGGTTTTCTTTCACTGATGACATCTTTCACGATGGCTAGACTACAGGAACTGACTGGAGAATTATTTAGAAGATGCAGATACATCATTTTCCCTATGAATGACAGGTGGCATTGGTTTTTGTTGGTTTACAAAAGAGATGAAGGGATATTTAAACTGTAG
- the LOC142548611 gene encoding pheophorbide a oxygenase, chloroplastic-like isoform X2: protein MSVSFASATPIFSASSNASSSSLHHQSVPLPFISKTITAPKRSKLLRTPFHVASPVITPATIPEDGTEDAEPLIETADSEEISSSKFSWRDHWYPVSLVEDLDPRYPTPFHLLNRDLVIWFDKSTAQWVAFDDKCPHRLAPLSEGRIDENGHLQCSYHGWSFDGCGSCTRIPQAASEGPESRALKSPRACATKFPTMVSQGLLFVWPSENDWERAQATKPPMLPDDFDKPEFSWVTIQRDLYYGYDTLMENVSDPSHIDFAHHKVTGRRERAKPLPFKMQSTGPWGFSGANEGNPRISTKFVAPCYYINKVEIDTKLQVVGDQKWVIWICSFNVPMAPGKTRSIVCSARNFFQLTMPGPKWWQVVPRWHEHWTSNKVYDGDMIVLQGQEKIFLSKSKDGVGDVNKEYTKITFTPTQADRFVLAFRNWLRRHGNSQPEWFGATNDQQTLPSITLSKRQMLDRFEQHTLKCSSCRSAHSSFQALQKFLIGTAVVCAATAGIPPDMYFRIVLGAVSILSAGLAYAINELQTNFVFVDYVHADID from the exons ATGTCGGTTTCATTTGCTTCAGCTACGCCCATATTCAGCGCCTCTTCCAATGCCAGTAGCAGTAGTCTACACCACCAGTCTGTTCCATTGCCATTCATTTCTAAGACTATTACTGCACCAAAAAGAAGCAAACTTTTGAGAACTCCGTTTCATGTAGCTTCCCCGGTAATCACTCCGGCTACGATACCGGAAGATGGCACAGAAGATGCAGAACCTTTGATTGAGACGGCAGATTCTGAAGAGATCTCGTCGTCGAAGTTTTCTTGGAGAGATCATTGGTATCCAGTTTCACTAGTTGAAGATCTTGACCCCCGTTATCCCACACCATTTCACCTCCTGAATCGAGATCTTGTTATCTGGTTTGATAAATCGACTGCTCAGTGGGTTGCTTTTGATGATAAATGCCCCCATAGGCTTGCACCCTTATCG GAGGGGAGGATTGATGAGAATGGGCACTTGCAGTGTTCATATCACGGATGGTCGTTTGACGGGTGCGGCTCATGTACTCGGATACCGCAGGCAGCTTCTGAAGGACCCGAGTCTCGCGCGCTTAAGTCGCCGAGGGCATGTGCTACGAAGTTTCCAACCATGGTTTCTCAAGGCCTTCTCTTTGTTTGGCCTAGTGAGAATGACTGGGAAAGAGCTCAAGCCACGAAGCCTCCAAT GTTGCCTGATGATTTTGATAAGCCGGAGTTTTCGTGGGTGACAATTCAACGTGATCTATATTATGGCTATGATACTCTGATGGAAAATGTGTCTGATCCTTCACACATTGATTTTGCGCACCATAAG GTCACAGGAAGAAGAGAAAGAGCAAAGCCGTTACCGTTCAAGATGCAATCAACTGGACCGTGGGGTTTCTCTGGTGCAAATGAGGGCAATCCAAGAATTAGCACCAAGTTTGTTGCGCCTTGCTACTATATAAATAA AGTCGAGATAGACACGAAACTTCAGGTAGTAGGGGACCAAAAATGGGTCATATGGATTTGCTCCTTCAACGTTCCAATGGCACCTGGAAAGACTCGCTCAATTGTTTGCAGTGCTCGGAACTTTTTCCAGCTCACTATGCCAGGTCCCAAGTGGTGGCAA GTGGTTCCTCGATGGCATGAGCACTGGACATCGAACAAAGTATACGATGGAGATATGATAGTACTGCAAGGTCAAGAGAAGATCTTTCTTTCAAAATCCAAGGATGGCGTGGGAGATGTCAACAAGGAGTACACAAAGATAACCTTTACCCCTACACAAGCAGATCGTTTTGTTTTGGCATTCAGGAATTGGCTGCGACGACATGGCAACAGCCAGCCCGAGTGGTTTGGTGCCACCAATGATCAACAGACATTACCTTCTATTACATTGTCCAAACGCCAG ATGTTGGATAGATTTGAGCAGCACACTCTGAAGTGTTCTTCATGTAGAAGTGCTCATTCTAGTTTCCAGGCATTGCAGAAGTTCTTGATAGGTACTGCTGTTGTTTGCGCGGCAACGGCCGGGATTCCTCCGGACATGTACTTCCGGATTGTTTTGGGGGCTGTTTCGATTTTGAGCGCTGGTTTGGCCTATGCTATAAATGAACTCCAAACGAACTTTGTGTTTGTCGATTATGTACACGCTGACATTGATTGA